In Cryptomeria japonica chromosome 10, Sugi_1.0, whole genome shotgun sequence, a genomic segment contains:
- the LOC131859120 gene encoding mavicyanin-like codes for MAPSASTYCLIFMVMGFTFMNMMGCSAEQHVVRDDRGWDPTSDLKGWASHKIFHVGDNLWFAYASFEQSVLELKSREDFENCDASNPIKLYDGGLDAVPLIEMGGRYFTIGITEDCQHGMKVHINVLSDGLDNCQSDNFDVVLDGLDNVAKDLGLDLLSDGMEHYIVASTSDDSMEEGAIKEIISKGPTSS; via the exons atgGCTCCAAGTGCATCTACTTATTGCTTGATCTTCATGGTGATGGGATTCACTTTCATGAATATGATGGGGTGCTCAGCAGAACAACATGTGGTGAGGGACGACAGAGGATGGGATCCTACCTCAGATTTGAAAGGATGGGCTTCCCACAAGATCTTCCATGTTGGAGATAATCTCT GGTTTGCTTATGCTTCCTTTGAACAAAGCGTATTGGAGCTGAAGAGCCGAGAAGACTTTGAGAATTGTGATGCGAGCAATCCAATCAAGCTATATGATGGAGGGCTTGATGCAGTCCCACTCATTGAAATGGGTGGCAGATATTTTACCATTGGAATTACAGAAGACTGTCAACATGGAATGAAAGTGCACATTAATGTTTTATCTGATGGACTCGACAATTGCCAATCTGACAATTTTGATGTAGTTTTAGATGGGCTTGACAATGTGGCCAAAGATTTGGGTTTAGATTTATTATCAGATGGAATGGAGCATTATATTGTTGCTTCTACTAGTGATGATTCAATGGAGGAGGGGGCAATAAAGGAGATAATTTCTAAAGGGCCCACATCATCATGA